One genomic segment of Impatiens glandulifera chromosome 6, dImpGla2.1, whole genome shotgun sequence includes these proteins:
- the LOC124943667 gene encoding transcription factor SRM1-like, producing MSAEHHNHGRFTSSWNKEENKAFEQALAKYSEDRGDSAGRWANIAAKIPGKSMIEIKRHYDILIDDVRRIEAGFIPLPNYELSIDEEEGNESSPKHDRRRSLQMYGKGDWRSIARKSVVTRTATQVASHAQKYFARQNEILADSVGMHIELPPFPPQIWDAPSQ from the exons ATGAGTGCTGAACATCATAACCATGGTCGTTTCACATCCTCTTGGAACAAAGAAGAGAACAAAGCTTTTGAGCAAGCACTTGCAAAATACTCTGAGGATCGTGGTGATAGTGCTGGTAGATGGGCGAATATTGCAGCCAAAATTCCAGGAAAGTCAATGATAGAGATTAAGCGTCATTACGATATCTTAATCGATGATGTTAGGCGCATAGAAGCTGGCTTCATCCCTCTACCAAACTATGAATTAAGcatcgatgaagaagaaggcAATGAATCAAGTCCCAAACATGATCGTAGAAGGA GTTTGCAAATGTATGGAAAAGGTGATTGGCGGAGCATAGCTCGTAAGTCTGTTGTGACGAGGACTGCAACTCAAGTCGCAAGCCACGCGCAAAAGTACTTTGCTCGTCAAAATGAAATTCTTGCAGATTCGGTTGGCATGCACATCGAACTTCCTCCCTTCCCACCTCAAATATGGGATGCACcctctcaatga
- the LOC124943668 gene encoding transcription factor SRM1-like, translated as MSAEHHNHGRFTSSWNKEENKAFEQALAKYSEDRGDSAGRWANIAAKIPGKSMIEIRRHYDILIDDVRRIEAGFIPLPNYELSIDEEEGNESRPKHDSRRSLQMYGKGDWRSIARKSVVTRTAAQVASHAQKYFARQNEILGDSVGMPIELPPFPPQI; from the exons ATGAGTGCTGAACATCATAACCATGGTCGTTTCACATCCTCTTGGAACAAAGAAGAGAACAAAGCTTTTGAGCAAGCACTTGCAAAATACTCTGAGGATCGTGGTGATAGTGCTGGTAGATGGGCGAATATTGCAGCAAAAATTCCAGGAAAGTCAATGATAGAGATTAGGCGTCATTACGATATCTTAATCGATGATGTTAGGCGCATAGAAGCTGGCTTCATCCCTCTACCAAACTATGAATTAAGcatcgatgaagaagaaggcAATGAATCAAGGCCCAAACATGATAGTAGAAGGA GTTTGCAAATGTATGGAAAAGGTGATTGGCGGAGCATAGCTCGTAAGTCTGTTGTGACGAGGACTGCAGCTCAAGTCGCAAGCCACGCGCAAAAGTACTTTGCTCGACAAAATGAAATTCTTGGAGATTCGGTTGGCATGCCCATCGAACTTCCTCCCTTCCCACCTCAAATATGA
- the LOC124943669 gene encoding protein RADIALIS-like 3, whose protein sequence is MSAEHHNQGRFTSSWNKEENKVFEQALAKYSEDRGDSAGRWVNIAAKIPGKSMVEIKRHYDILIDDVRRIEAGFIPLPNYELSIDEEEGNESRSKHDRRRSTPWTENEHK, encoded by the coding sequence ATGAGTGCTGAACATCATAACCAAGGTCGTTTCACATCCTCCTGGAACAAAGAAGAGAACAAAGTTTTTGAGCAAGCACTTGCAAAATACTCCGAGGATCGTGGTGATAGTGCTGGTAGATGGGTGAATATTGCAGCCAAAATTCCAGGAAAGTCAATGGTAGAGATTAAGCGTCATTACGATATCTTAATCGATGATGTTAGGCGCATAGAAGCTGGCTTCATCCCTCTTCCAAACTATGAATTAAGCATCGATGAGGAAGAAGGCAATGAATCAAGGTCGAAACATGATCGTAGAAGGAGTACCCCTTGGACTGAGAATGAACataagtaa